From the bacterium genome, the window CCGGCGAAGCTCCTGAACCAGTCCAGCCGCGGGTGGGCCAGGATGCGCCCGAGCGGATCGTCCAGGAGGTTGCCGAGCCGGAACTCCGGCCGCCCGAAGAACAGGTAGCAGGGGTAGACCGAGCCGTCGGGCAGAACGGAGACCTTCGTCGTGCCGGCGGGGCAGCGGACGTCCGCCGCCGCGGGTCCGGCCCGCGCGATGAAACCCTCGCAGACCACGCCCGCCGCGCGCGGGTACTCGCGTCGCAGCGCCGCGAGTCGTTCCTCGTACTCCGCGTACGAGAGGCAGTCGGCGAGGTCCGCGGGCACGACCGGGTCGCGGAAGATCAGGAAGAACTCCGCGCCCCGCCGGTGCAGATGCCCGCGCGCGGCGGGCGGCAGCGTCCAGCCTCGCGTGCAGACGCTCTTGACCAGCGGCCCGCGCCGCCCGACGTAGGCGCGCAGCGCCGCCGGCGTCTCCTCCCCGTTGACCGAGACGCCGACGCGCAGGGTCCCGCGCCCGAAGCGGTCCTCGAGGCGCTCGAGCAGGGCGAGATCGCCGCGGCCGTTCGTGCTCAGCGTCGTGCGCATGCGGCGCGCGGCGAGCGCTTCGATCAGCTCCGCGAGCCGCGGATGCAGCGTGGGCTCGCCGCCCAGCAGATCGAGCGTCGCGACACCGGCTTCCCGCAGCCGCTCGAGCATCCGGGCGAAGTCCGCCGGATCGACGTCGGGCAGCGGCGTCAGGCCGCGGTTGAAGCAGAACTCGCAGGCGAGGTTGCAGCGCAGCGTCGGGTAGAACTGGACGAAGAAGTCGCGCCGCACGTCGCAACCCCGATCGTCAGTCGCGGCACCCGCCGGCGCGGCCCGCGAAGAGCCCCGCGGCGAGCAGCGCCACGCCGGGGAGATACAACCACCACGGGAAGCGGTGCGGCACGAACGAGGCGATCGTCGCGGCGTCTGCGCCGAGCAGCGGCAGCGCGGGCGCGACGAAGGCCGCGAGCATGAGCGCGAGGCCGGCCACGGCCAGCGCCCGGGCGCGGCGAGGGACTTCGATCTCCTCCTCGCGGTCGAGGACCGGCGCCGCCCAGAGGACGAAGAGCGCCGCGGCGATCGCCGGCGTGATCCAGGGCGCCAGCCACGGCCAGGGAATGAGGAAGAGAACATCCCACTCCGCCCACGAGACCGGCCAGCCGAGCGCGACCTTGAGCCAGAGGTAGTAACAGAGGTCCCAGACGCCGAACACGAAGAGGAACGCGGCCGTGCGGCGAATCCTTCCCTGCACGGCGAGCCGCGCCACGGCGAGGATCATCGCGATCGTGGCCGCCTCGCGCACCAGCTCCAGC encodes:
- a CDS encoding radical SAM protein, which encodes MRRDFFVQFYPTLRCNLACEFCFNRGLTPLPDVDPADFARMLERLREAGVATLDLLGGEPTLHPRLAELIEALAARRMRTTLSTNGRGDLALLERLEDRFGRGTLRVGVSVNGEETPAALRAYVGRRGPLVKSVCTRGWTLPPAARGHLHRRGAEFFLIFRDPVVPADLADCLSYAEYEERLAALRREYPRAAGVVCEGFIARAGPAAADVRCPAGTTKVSVLPDGSVYPCYLFFGRPEFRLGNLLDDPLGRILAHPRLDWFRSFAGNACPRAGCPHHANCRGGCPAVSLLVAGDLAAPDPRCAAAQNDGVESVVSRSGSKRIPARS